From the genome of Burkholderia cepacia ATCC 25416:
AAAAAACGACTCCTCGACTGACGGGGACGTCGCGTCCCGTCAGGCGAATGCCGGACGGGATGCCCGCAGGTCGTTTCATTCTCCTTGCACGCATGCCTCGCTCCGGCCCTCCGCCGGCGGAACGGTTCCTTCCCACTCCGTTTCCACCATGAGGCTTTGCATGAACACACGTTTCGAAGGTATCTGGCTGCCGATCATCACGCCGTTCCACCACGGCGAAGTCGACCATGCCGCGCTCGCGCGACTCGCGCGCCACTATGCGGACGCAGGCATCGCGGGCTTCGTCGCGGGCGCGACGACGGGTGAAGGCGTGCTGCTCGACGCACGCGAACAGGACGCCGTGTTCGCGACGCTGCGCGACGCGGCGCCCGGACTGCCGATCGTCGTCGGGCTGACCGCGAGCGCGACGCATTTCGCGGCCGCGCGTGCGCGCGAACTCGCGGAGTTGCGGCCGGACGGGCTGCTCGTCACGCCGCCCGTGTACGTGCGGCCGACGCAGGATGGCATCCGCCGCCACGTCGAGGCGATCGTCGACGCGGCCGACCTGCCGGTGCTCGTCTACAACATCCCGTACCGCACCGGCGTGAACGTCGAACTGGACACGCTGCAGGCGCTTGCGCGCGACCCGCGCGTCGCGGGCCTCAAGGAATGCGGCGGCACGCTCGACCGGATGAGCCGGCTCGTGCACGACACGCCGCTCGCGATCCTGTCCGGCGACGACAACCAGAACTTCGCGGCGATGTGCGCCGGTGCGCACGGCGCGATCGCGAGCAGCGCACACGTGCTGCCCGAATGGCATGTGCGCATCCATGCGCTGCTGCGCGACGGCCGGCTCGCCGATGCGCGGCGCCTGTCGGTCGCGTTGCAGCCGCTCGTCGCGGCGCTGTTCGCGGAGCCGAATCCGGCACCGGTGAAGGCCGTGCTGGCCGCGCAAGGGTGGTGCGAGGACGGGTTGCGGCTGCCGTTCGTGCCGGCGAGCGAAGGGTTGCGGGAGCGGCTGGCCGCGCTCTGCGCGGAACTGGACGAAACCGCACCGGACGCCGCAGCGGCATGACCCGCGACGCCCCGTGAGGCGCCGGCGACCGACGGCTTTCGTGCCGACAAATCGCTTCAAACTGTCAGAACGAGAGACAGGCCGTACCGTGCAAGATGGGTATCGGCCGTCACGAGCTGAAGCGGCTCGAGCCATGCCTGCGCGACCAGCAAGCGATCGAACGGACCGCGATGGTGGTGCGGCAAATCGCGCACTGCCGCGCCATGCACGGCACGAACCGGTAACTCGCGAATCCCGCTCGAGCCGATCGCGCGGATCAGCTTGCCGACGTCGGTATCGAGCTTCCCCAAGCCGGCCTTGATGGCGGCCTCCCAGCTACTCGCGCTGCTGACGAAACGCTCGTCGGCGGCCGAAATCAGTCAGCGCGCCCGTGCGCTGAGCTTGGGGTCATCGGTCACGATCCACAACAAGACGTGCGTGTCGAGCAACAACCGCATCAGCGCCCTTCGAACGCATCCAGCAGGTAATCGGGCAGCGGCGCATCGAAATCGTCCGCGATCCGGGCCTGCCCTTGCAGGACACCGAACCGAACGGGCGGATTGGCAGACACGAGTCGACCGGCTGACGCCCCGTCGCCGCGGATCGTGGTATCTGCCCGTTGGGCCGGATCGACCGCACCGGCGCCGGGCGTATTCGCGTTTTGCATGACGACCTCCGTTTCAAGTGATCATCACTGTAGTCAGGTTCACCCGATCGATCCATTCGGCCAATCGGCAGAGGGATTGCCGAACCGCAACCCGCGGCGGCAATCGAACGTTTCGTCACGCCGCCAGCGCCGCCACCGCCCCCTCCGTCGCATCCCGCACCGCCTGCGTCACGATCCACGCGAGCCGGTCGACGGTCGGCATCGCCGACGACGTGCGCCGCAGCAGGATCAACGGCAGGCTCGGCAACGCAGGCAATCCGAGCGAAGCCGCATCGAGCACGCGCACCGACGCGGGCAGTCCGTAATGCGAACGCACCGTCAGCCCGAGGCCGGCCGCCGCCGCGGCCCATAACCCGGCGAGACTCGGCGTCGTGAATGCAACGCGCCACGGCACGCCCGCGCGGTCGAGCGCATCGGTCGCGGCGCCGAAGAACCGGCACGGCCGGTCGAACACGACGAGCGGCAGCGCCTCGCCCGCGGCACGGCCGCCCGCCGAGGCGTGCGCGGCAGCCGCCCCGACTTCCGCGCCCTCGCCGGCCCCACCCGGCACGCCGAACCCGCCCGCCGCCCCGACCCACTGCATCGGCACCTGCGCGATCACCTCGCTGTCGATACCCGGCCGCGACAACAGCGCAGCCGATACCGGATCGCCCCACACCAGCGCGAGATCGAGCTGATTCGCATCGAGCCGGTCGAGCAGGTCGGCATTGCGCGCCACGCGCGCCTCGATCCTCACCTTCGGATGCGCGCGCGCGAACCGCCCGAGCACGTCGGGCAAAATCGCCTCGCCGAAATCCTCCTGCAACCCGACGCGCACCCAGCCGTCGAGATTGACGCCGCGCACGGCCGCGGCCGCCTCGTCGTTCAGCTCGATCATCCGCCGCGCATAGCGCAGCATCGCGTCGCCGGCATCGGTCAGCGCAAGCCCGCGCCCGGATTTCACGAACAACGGCGTGCCGGCCTGCTCCTCGAGCTTGCGGATCTGCGCGCTCACCGCCGACGACGAGCGCGCGACGCGGTCGGCCGCCTTCGCGAAACTGCCGAGATCCACGCCCGCGACGAGGCTGCGCAGCGCCGCCACGTCGAAGTTGGGCCGGGCCAGCGCGGCATCGGCCAGCGCGAGCGACTCGCCGCCGCCGCGTGGAATGTCTTGTCCGGGCATTTCAACCATCCTGTTTTATCGAACGATTCATCAAGAACTTTCCGATTTTCAGGATGAATGTAGGTCGCCAGACTGTGGATGTCAATTTCCAACCGGGCCTGCCGCCATGGATACCACCTGCATCGCCTCCCCCTCCTCGCCCGCCCGCGATGTACGCGGCCCGGCCCATCGCTGGCGCGTGCTGGCCGCCGGCGTGGCCGCGAACATGAGCTTTTCGGCCGCGGCGGCCGGCATCCCGACCACCGCCGTGTGGATGCGCTCGGCCTACCACCTCGACAACGGCGCACTCGGCCTCGTGCTCGGCGCGCTCGGCTTCGGCGTCGCGCTGTCCGAGCTGCCGTGGGGGATCGCCGCCGACCGCTTCGGCGATCGCCGCGTGCTGCTGACCGGGCTCGTCGCGACGGCCGCGATGCTCGCGCTGATGGTGTGCACGATCGTCCCGAGCGCGCACGCGGTGCCGCCGCTGGCGCGCGTCGTCGTGGCGATGTGCTGCGTCGGCCTGCTCGGCGGCAGCGTGAACGGATCGAGCGGACGCGCGGTGATGCGCTGGTTCGGCGAGCGCGAACGCGGGCTCGCGATGAGCATCCGCCAGACGGCCGTGCCGCTCGGCGGCGGCGTCGGCGCGGCGCTGCTGCCGTCGCTCGCATCGCACCTGGGCTTCGCGGCGGTATTCGGTGCGCTGATGCTGCTGTGCGCCGGGTCGGCCGTGCTGACCTGGCGCTGGCTGCACGAACCGCCCGCCGAACCGGCTGTCGCACACGGTGCCGCGCATCGACCGGCCGCTCGGCCGCAACCCACGCAACCCGCGCGGCTCGCGCACGGCCCGCTCGCGAGCGCCCGCGTGTGGCGCATCGTGCTCGGCATCGGCCTGCTGTGCGCGCCGCAGTTCGCGGTGCTCACGTTCGCGACGGTGTTCCTGCACGACTTCGGCCGGCTCGGCCTCGCCGGCATCAGCGCGGCGATGGTCGTGTTGCAGCTCGGCGCGATGGTGATGCGCGTCTGGAGCGGCCGCCATACCGACCGGCACGGCAACCGGCGCGCGTACCTGCGCGGCTCGGTGCTCGTCGCGGCCGGATCGTTCACGCTGCTTGCCGCCGCGACGGCCGGCAGCCCGCACGTGCCGCTCGCCGCGATCGTCGCGATTCTGGTGTTCGCGGGCGTGTGCGTATCGGCGTGGCATGGCGTCGCGTACACGGAGCTCGCGACGCTCGCGGGTGCGAACCACGCGGGCACCGCGCTCGGGATGGCGAACACGGTCGTCTACCTCGGGCTGTTCGCGACGCCGCTCGCGATCCCGCCGCTGCTCGCCGTCAGTTCGTGGAGCGTGGTCTGGCTCGCGGCCGCGCTGGTCGCCGGCGCGACCTATCCGCTGTTCGCCACGCGCTAGCGGCCCGCGGCACGCGGGCACCGCGGCCCCCGCCACGGCGCCCGCACCTCGGTCAGGCCGCTTCGCGCGCCAGCGCGCGGCGCGCGGCCGGCCGGTCGGCCTCGCGCTGCGCGTGCGCGGTCCATGCGGGGTGCCGCGCCATGTCGAGCCCGATCGCGACACCCCAGCGATACAGCACGAACAGGAACGGATCGACGATCGAATGCGCGCCCGGCTCGGCCCACGTGCGGCCGTCGGCGAGCGCGGCTTCGATCGTCTCGTTCGCGGCTTCGATCACGCCGCGTCCGTGCGTGCTGACTGCCCCGTGCAGCGCGGGATCGCCGATGAAGCGGCCCGGCCGCCACAGCGCACCGTAGCCGACGCCATGTACCCAGCCGACCAGCCAGGCGAGCCATTCGTGGCATCGCGCCTCGCGCAGCGGATCGCCGAGCGGCAGCAGTTGCGCGTCCGGGTAACGGCGCGCGAGATACGTGAGGATCGCGGGCGTTTCGGTCAGCACGCGCGGCTCGCCCGGAATCTCGAGCACGGGCACGCGTGCCTTCGCGTTGATCGCGAGATAACGCGCTTCGAGGTTCTGCTGCTTCTGCACGGAGACGATCTCGACGTCGAACGGCGCGCCGGTTTCCTCCAGCGCGATGTGAGCGGCGAGCGAGCAGGCGCCCGGCGAAAGATAGAGACGATATGCGTTCATGGTGGCGTGGCCCGACGGGACTGTGGAAGACGGAACCGAGTGTAGGAACGCGTGCATGCCCGCCGCAAACGATGAATTGTCGTGCTCGGGCATTAGTGCTACTAATACCCGCATGAAACGCATCCACCTTCCTCCGCTGCAGACGCTGCGCGCGTTCGAGACCGCCGTGCGGCTGCAGAGCTTCACGCGCGCGGCCGACGCGCTCGCGCTCACGCAAGGCGCCGTCAGCCAGCACATCCGCGCGCTCGAGGCGCAGCTCGGCTACCCGCTCTTCACGCGCGAGCGCAACGGCGCGACACCGACGCACGCCGCGCACGCGCTCGCGCTGCAGGTGCGCCAGGGCCTCAGCGTGCTCGAGCGCGCGTTCGAGCCGGCCCTCGCCACGCGCAGCCGCCCGCGCACCTGCGACGTCACGCTGAACGTCAGCGTGCTGCCAAGCGTCGCCGAACGCTGGCTCGCGCCGCGCCTGCCGCGCTTCTCGGCCGCGCATCCGCACATCGCGATCGCGCTGCACCCGGACGTGGCGCTCGCGCCGCTGCGCAAGCGCGACCGCATCGACGTCGCGCTGCGCTACGGGCCCGGCACGTGGCCGGGCGTGGTCGCCGAGAAGCTGATGAACGAGACGATCTTCCCGGTCGCGAGCCCCGCGTACCGCAATCGCGACGGCGTCGCACCGCGCACGCCGGCCGATCTCGTGCGCGCTACGCTGCTGCGCCATCCCGCGCAGCCGTGGGAACCGTGGCTCCAGGCCGCGCGGCTCGACCTCACCGAATCCGCGCGTGCGCCGCGTTTCACCGATGCGAACGCGCTGATCGACGCAACCTTGAAAGGGCGCGGCGTCGCCCTCGCGCGCCGCTCGCTGATCGAGCCCGAACTCGCGGACGGCACGCTCGTGCGCGTATCGTCGGTGCGCGTGACCGACGTGTATGCGCACTACGTCGTGTGGCGCCCCGGCCATCCGCACGAATCGGCGATCCGAACCTGGCTCGACTGGCTGCGCAGCGAAGTGCGGCGGCGCACGCCGCGGCACTGACGCAACACGATCGGTTGCTCGCGTTCATCGTCAACGGTCAGGCTGCCTTGGACGCGCTCACGCATCGCATCGCGCGCCCGGGTAAAAGTGCCCGCCTCGCAACGTCCGCCGGGAAATATTGCGCGCCCGCCACGCCGGGCAGGTGGATGGTCAGGATATCGAAAGCAATCCGCGATCACGCGACAGTCGCAAACGATTCACCGAAACGTCGCATCGCACCGGCATACTCGAAAACGTTTCCCGATCAGCCTGCCAGGAGAGAAGTCATGCGTCGCGTTTCCGCCGTCGTCGTTTTTTGTGCCGCCGCTTTCGTCGCCGCCTGCAGCGACGACGCGCCGCACGACGCACACACGACCGACGCGTCCCAGCAGGCCGGCGCATCGGCCGGCTCCGCCAGCGCATTCAACCGCGATGCATCCGCGAACGCCGCCGCGTCCGACGCAGCGCCGCTCGCGCCGCCCGTCGTGCACTACCCGCCCGATGACGACGACGACGCGAAACCCGCGGCGAATGCGGCCGCGTCGAGTGCCGCCGCGTCGTCGCCGGGCTGACCCCGCCGCTTCCGTCCCCCGACCGCAGAACCGAGGTGAAATAACATGACGTCATCGAGCCGCCGCCGTTTCCTGCATACCGTCGCACAATCCGCGGGCGCCGCCGTCGCGCTCAACGCCTTCCCCGAATCGATCCGCCGCGCGCTCGCGATTCCCGCCGCGCGCGGCACCGGCACGATCCGCGATGTCGAGCACATCGTCGTGTTCATGCAGGAAAACCGCTCGTTCGATCATTACTTCGGACACCTGCGCGGTGTGCGCGGCTACAACGACCGCTTCCCGATCCCGCTGCCCAACGGCAAGCCGGTGTGGTACCAGCCGTCGAAGGCCGACCCGGGCAAGCCGGTGCTGCCGTTCCGGCTGAACACGCTGACGACGAGCGCGCAGTGCGTCGGCGATCTCGACCACTCGTGGTACAAGACGCACGCGGCGATCGACGGCGGCCGCTACGACCAGTGGCCCGCGAACAAGACCGACATGACGATGGGCTATCACGTGCGCGAGGACATCCCGTTCCATTACGCGCTCGCCGATGCGTTCACCGTGTGCGACAACTATTTCTGCTCGCTGCCGGGGCCGACGCACCCGAACCGGTCGTACCTGATGACGGGTACCGTCGACCCGACCGGCAAGTTCGGCGGCCCGCTGCTCGACAACAGCGACTATGTCGACGGCGACGGGCCGCCCGCCTACCAGCTGCTGTCGTGGACGACCTTTCCCGAACGTCTCGAAGCGCGCGGCGTGTCGTGGCAGATCTACCAGCAGGGCACGACGGGCAACGATCCGTACAACGGCAACTACGGCACGAACGTGCTGCAGAACTTCGCGAACTTCATCAACGCGAAGCCCGGTTCGTCGCTGTACCAGCGCGCGCAGACGGTGCGCACGCTCGACGACCTGAAGAACGACGTGATCAACGACCGGCTGCCGCAGGTGTCGTGGCTGTGCCCGCCGGCGGCATTCTCCGAGCATCCGAAATACACGCCCGCGTACGGCGCGAACTACACGTCGCAGATTCTCGACGCGCTCACGTCGAACCCGGACGTATGGCGCAAGACGGTGCTGTTCATCATGTACGACGAGAACGACGGCTTCTTCGACCACATCGTGCCGCCTCAGCCGCCGACGTCGGCCGCGCAAGGCGCGTCGACCGTGACGACCGACGGCGAGCTGCACACGGTCGTGAACCCCGGCCGCGGCGGCAGCTACACGGCCGACGGCCTGCCGTACGGCCTCGGGCCGCGCGTGCCGATGACGGTCGTATCGCCGTGGACGAAGGGCGGCTTCGTGTGCTCGCAGGTGTTCGACCACACGTCGGTGATCCGCTTCATCGGCGAGCGTTTCGGCGTCGACGAACCGAACATCACGCCGTGGCGCCGCACGGTCTGCGGCGACCTCACTGCCGCATTCGACTTCCGCTCGTCCGACGCGTCGTTCCCGCCGCTGCCCGACACGAGCCAGTACCGCTCGATCGCCGACCGGCAGTGCACGTCGCAGCCCGCGCCGACCGTGCCCGCGACGCCGTCGCCGGTCGACCCGCAGGAGCCCGGCGTGCGGCCGGCGCGTGCGCTGCCGTACGAGCTGCACGTGAACGCGAGCCTTGACGGCAGGACGCGGCTGCGCATCGAATTCGCGAACCGCGGCAACCAGGGCGCGCACTTCCACGTGTACACGACGAACCGCACCGACGGCCCGTGGCGCTACACCGTCGGCGCACGCCGCGTGCTGCATGCGGACTTCGACCTGACGACGACGAACGGCGCGTACACGTTCTCGGTGTACGGGCCGAACGGCTTCGTGCGCATGTTCTCGGGCAACGTGTCGACCACGGCCACCCATCGCAATCCTGCGCAGCCGGAAGTGAAGGCCGGCTACGACGTCGCGAACGGGAACCTGTACCTGAAGCTGCGCAACCCCGGCGGGGCTCACGTCACGCTGACGCTGACCGACAACGCATACGGCGCGCCGTCGCGGCAGGTGACGCTGCATGGCGGTGACGAACGCGTCGAGCAGTGGTCGCTCGCGGCGAGCCACCAATGGTATGACGTGACGGTGAGCGACGGCGCGGCCGGCACGTTCTCGCGCCGTTTCGCGGGCCACGTCGAGAACGGCCGGCCGAGCTATTCGGATCCGGCGGCGGTGCGGCCCGTGTCCGCGGCATAGGCGCGACGGCACGGCATGGCGCAGCACCCGCCGCGCCGCACGGGTCGCCCGCCCGGCCCGGCGGAATCAGATCGCGTGCGCGAGCGCGCGATCGACGAGCGCGGCCTCGAAGCCGTCGTCCGCGTCGCGAAAGCGCAGCGGTGCCGCGCAGTGGACGAGCGTGTCGATGAAGTACTTCGCGCGCGGCCACGGCCCGAAGCCGGCCGCGGTGTTGATGTGCCCGGCGTCGCCGAGGTTCACGAACGCGCTGCCCAGGTGCTGCGCGAGCGTGCGCGCGTCGGCAAGCGGCATCCACGGATCGGTCTCGCTGCCGATCACGATCGACGGCACGGCGAGCCGGCGCGCGTCGAACGGCCCGGCAAACGTGAATTTCTTCGGACTGGCGGGCGCGACGAGCAGCACGCCCGCGACATCGCCCGTACGCGGCCACTGCGCGAGCGCATGCGCGGTCGCGAGGCAGCCGAAGCTGTGCGCGGCCAGCACGAACGGACCGCGTTCGCGGTCGAGCAAGGTGCGCACCGATTGCGCCCAGCGCGCGAGATCGGGCGCATCCCAGTCGTCCTGCTCGACGCGCAGCGAGCGCGGGAACTGCCGTTCGAGCCAGGTCTGCCAGTGAGCGCCTTCGCTGCCGTGCAGGCCCGGAACGGTAACGAGGCGCGGCGGCCACGCCGATTTGCTGCATGCGCGCATGATTGCCCTCGCTTGCTTGAAGACGGGATTCGATTGTGGCGCGGCGCGCCCGGCGGCCGAACCAATATTTTGTGCTTTGCTTTTGCGCGGGGCGGCCTTCCGCGGGGCGGCCCTCCGCGGGGCGGCCACGCCGGTCGCCCACGCCGATCGCCCGCCCCGCGCACCGGCGCGCGATGCGCCGCGAAACCGTAGAATGTGGGCTTCCCGTCAGCTTCACACGGAACCGGGGCCGGGCGCCGATGCGCGCCGGGCGCCCGGTCGTCAGGAGACGCCCGATGTCCGCTACGCTCGCCGGCGCGCCGCGCCCGGCTCCGCTCGCCGTTCCAGTGACGCGCCTCGCCGGCGCGCGCGCAGTCGTCCAATGAAGAT
Proteins encoded in this window:
- the dapA gene encoding 4-hydroxy-tetrahydrodipicolinate synthase is translated as MNTRFEGIWLPIITPFHHGEVDHAALARLARHYADAGIAGFVAGATTGEGVLLDAREQDAVFATLRDAAPGLPIVVGLTASATHFAAARARELAELRPDGLLVTPPVYVRPTQDGIRRHVEAIVDAADLPVLVYNIPYRTGVNVELDTLQALARDPRVAGLKECGGTLDRMSRLVHDTPLAILSGDDNQNFAAMCAGAHGAIASSAHVLPEWHVRIHALLRDGRLADARRLSVALQPLVAALFAEPNPAPVKAVLAAQGWCEDGLRLPFVPASEGLRERLAALCAELDETAPDAAAA
- a CDS encoding LysR substrate-binding domain-containing protein: MPGQDIPRGGGESLALADAALARPNFDVAALRSLVAGVDLGSFAKAADRVARSSSAVSAQIRKLEEQAGTPLFVKSGRGLALTDAGDAMLRYARRMIELNDEAAAAVRGVNLDGWVRVGLQEDFGEAILPDVLGRFARAHPKVRIEARVARNADLLDRLDANQLDLALVWGDPVSAALLSRPGIDSEVIAQVPMQWVGAAGGFGVPGGAGEGAEVGAAAAHASAGGRAAGEALPLVVFDRPCRFFGAATDALDRAGVPWRVAFTTPSLAGLWAAAAAGLGLTVRSHYGLPASVRVLDAASLGLPALPSLPLILLRRTSSAMPTVDRLAWIVTQAVRDATEGAVAALAA
- a CDS encoding MFS transporter gives rise to the protein MDTTCIASPSSPARDVRGPAHRWRVLAAGVAANMSFSAAAAGIPTTAVWMRSAYHLDNGALGLVLGALGFGVALSELPWGIAADRFGDRRVLLTGLVATAAMLALMVCTIVPSAHAVPPLARVVVAMCCVGLLGGSVNGSSGRAVMRWFGERERGLAMSIRQTAVPLGGGVGAALLPSLASHLGFAAVFGALMLLCAGSAVLTWRWLHEPPAEPAVAHGAAHRPAARPQPTQPARLAHGPLASARVWRIVLGIGLLCAPQFAVLTFATVFLHDFGRLGLAGISAAMVVLQLGAMVMRVWSGRHTDRHGNRRAYLRGSVLVAAGSFTLLAAATAGSPHVPLAAIVAILVFAGVCVSAWHGVAYTELATLAGANHAGTALGMANTVVYLGLFATPLAIPPLLAVSSWSVVWLAAALVAGATYPLFATR
- a CDS encoding glutathione S-transferase family protein; protein product: MNAYRLYLSPGACSLAAHIALEETGAPFDVEIVSVQKQQNLEARYLAINAKARVPVLEIPGEPRVLTETPAILTYLARRYPDAQLLPLGDPLREARCHEWLAWLVGWVHGVGYGALWRPGRFIGDPALHGAVSTHGRGVIEAANETIEAALADGRTWAEPGAHSIVDPFLFVLYRWGVAIGLDMARHPAWTAHAQREADRPAARRALAREAA
- a CDS encoding LysR substrate-binding domain-containing protein; its protein translation is MKRIHLPPLQTLRAFETAVRLQSFTRAADALALTQGAVSQHIRALEAQLGYPLFTRERNGATPTHAAHALALQVRQGLSVLERAFEPALATRSRPRTCDVTLNVSVLPSVAERWLAPRLPRFSAAHPHIAIALHPDVALAPLRKRDRIDVALRYGPGTWPGVVAEKLMNETIFPVASPAYRNRDGVAPRTPADLVRATLLRHPAQPWEPWLQAARLDLTESARAPRFTDANALIDATLKGRGVALARRSLIEPELADGTLVRVSSVRVTDVYAHYVVWRPGHPHESAIRTWLDWLRSEVRRRTPRH
- a CDS encoding phosphocholine-specific phospholipase C, encoding MTSSSRRRFLHTVAQSAGAAVALNAFPESIRRALAIPAARGTGTIRDVEHIVVFMQENRSFDHYFGHLRGVRGYNDRFPIPLPNGKPVWYQPSKADPGKPVLPFRLNTLTTSAQCVGDLDHSWYKTHAAIDGGRYDQWPANKTDMTMGYHVREDIPFHYALADAFTVCDNYFCSLPGPTHPNRSYLMTGTVDPTGKFGGPLLDNSDYVDGDGPPAYQLLSWTTFPERLEARGVSWQIYQQGTTGNDPYNGNYGTNVLQNFANFINAKPGSSLYQRAQTVRTLDDLKNDVINDRLPQVSWLCPPAAFSEHPKYTPAYGANYTSQILDALTSNPDVWRKTVLFIMYDENDGFFDHIVPPQPPTSAAQGASTVTTDGELHTVVNPGRGGSYTADGLPYGLGPRVPMTVVSPWTKGGFVCSQVFDHTSVIRFIGERFGVDEPNITPWRRTVCGDLTAAFDFRSSDASFPPLPDTSQYRSIADRQCTSQPAPTVPATPSPVDPQEPGVRPARALPYELHVNASLDGRTRLRIEFANRGNQGAHFHVYTTNRTDGPWRYTVGARRVLHADFDLTTTNGAYTFSVYGPNGFVRMFSGNVSTTATHRNPAQPEVKAGYDVANGNLYLKLRNPGGAHVTLTLTDNAYGAPSRQVTLHGGDERVEQWSLAASHQWYDVTVSDGAAGTFSRRFAGHVENGRPSYSDPAAVRPVSAA
- a CDS encoding RBBP9/YdeN family alpha/beta hydrolase, with the translated sequence MRACSKSAWPPRLVTVPGLHGSEGAHWQTWLERQFPRSLRVEQDDWDAPDLARWAQSVRTLLDRERGPFVLAAHSFGCLATAHALAQWPRTGDVAGVLLVAPASPKKFTFAGPFDARRLAVPSIVIGSETDPWMPLADARTLAQHLGSAFVNLGDAGHINTAAGFGPWPRAKYFIDTLVHCAAPLRFRDADDGFEAALVDRALAHAI